A single genomic interval of Pseudomonadota bacterium harbors:
- a CDS encoding DmsE family decaheme c-type cytochrome, whose protein sequence is MNRKSVLMKLALLGSLSAAIFMSGCNSQGVAKLKKATPIIPIQEYEKMLLGKLTADYVGNENCLKGCHDHDKLALDFKSSTMGDQLIQSSSGMMIVDCESCHGPGSELMDAIQGLDAKKDASEIIKAHKENLLDLPNLPAGAKSLICLKCHTANATFNIHNWNGGIHAGNEVSCSDCHPIHGSSDLILPPRETSETCMECHIEESAKFSLPSHHPVKEGKIYCTDCHDPHGTENPKQLRRMTERETCGRCHTEKTGPFLYEHADNTETCSTCHSPHGSINKSMLKLPVTFLCKQCHGEHRNSGTDDISEKSRNYTRCTDCHSSFHGTDTPGVNTGGAFTR, encoded by the coding sequence ATGAATCGAAAAAGCGTTTTGATGAAATTGGCGTTGCTGGGGAGTCTCTCAGCAGCCATTTTCATGTCCGGCTGTAACTCGCAGGGGGTCGCGAAGCTGAAAAAAGCCACCCCGATCATTCCGATTCAGGAGTATGAAAAAATGCTCCTCGGCAAGCTCACCGCCGACTATGTCGGCAACGAGAACTGCCTGAAAGGATGCCACGACCACGACAAGCTTGCTCTCGACTTCAAATCAAGCACCATGGGCGACCAGCTGATCCAGTCATCATCTGGGATGATGATCGTCGACTGCGAATCCTGCCACGGCCCGGGCAGCGAGTTGATGGACGCCATCCAGGGCCTTGACGCCAAAAAAGATGCCAGCGAGATCATCAAGGCCCACAAGGAAAACCTTCTCGACCTGCCCAACCTGCCGGCCGGGGCCAAGTCGCTGATCTGCCTCAAGTGCCATACCGCAAACGCAACCTTTAATATCCACAACTGGAACGGCGGAATCCATGCCGGTAACGAAGTCTCCTGTTCGGATTGCCATCCGATTCACGGCAGTTCGGACCTGATCCTGCCACCCCGAGAAACTTCGGAAACTTGTATGGAATGCCATATTGAAGAGAGCGCCAAGTTCTCCCTGCCCAGCCATCACCCGGTGAAAGAGGGCAAGATCTACTGCACCGACTGCCACGACCCGCATGGTACCGAAAACCCGAAGCAGCTCAGAAGAATGACCGAGCGGGAAACCTGCGGCCGCTGCCACACCGAAAAAACCGGCCCCTTCCTTTACGAGCATGCCGACAACACCGAAACCTGCTCCACCTGTCACAGTCCGCACGGTTCAATCAACAAGAGCATGCTGAAACTGCCGGTGACCTTTCTCTGTAAGCAGTGCCACGGCGAACACCGTAATAGCGGAACTGACGACATCTCCGAAAAAAGCAGAAACTATACCAGGTGTACCGACTGCCATTCAAGTTTTCATGGCACAGACACTCCTGGCGTAAACACCGGGGGGGCTTTTACAAGATGA
- a CDS encoding sel1 repeat family protein has product MRRKKTHKLHRMLLGVFFIAAVGLFAAVSPVCGADNIQGLKKSAELGDASAQHDLARAYEEGIGTAKNIPGAVQWYLKAAMQGHVDSQYKFATALDGNPEASHLIGKMYMNGEGVQKNSATGFKLIKESAEKGYSEAQYDLGAMYAYGEGVTQSDDEAVKWWKLAAQQGDSKARANLYKKYKIEVESVTVAKEDSGSVSAPAEEVPVKGRLKDIMKAAESGEANAQYELGKMYQEGDGVKKDENKAVRYFSMAAKKSHVGAQFEYARALGDEHPEALYQMGRMYRQGDGVKKDPATALDWLKKAATKGHAEAQYELGLMYAEGDGVAKDDDETIRWWTMAADQGHPEAKAVIEMKIISKDAAAGDVKAQYNMAKFYEEGSGTLKDLGKAMEWYTKAAAQGHVVSQFKLATALLAGKGVKKSPSGAVEWFRKSAEKDYGPAQFQLGLMYKDGQGVAKDEGEALKWLEKAALKGETRAYYDLGDMYAAGRGSKADHQTAALWLGKAAALGNAEAQYRYGNYLLNGPGVKEDPDEAVKWLQKAAEAGNVEAISALGECYAEGKGTGKSEARALSLFREAAEKEHPKAQYNLGLIYETGAGTKKNPGEAVKWYRKAAKGDVVEAMYRLALLNCNGQGIKKDYSEAIKLWEQASGKGDAMSLYFLGYMHETGSGVNRDPGKAKNYYLQAAKQGNRFALQTIKDMKN; this is encoded by the coding sequence ATGCGCAGAAAAAAAACGCATAAATTACATCGAATGCTGCTTGGGGTATTCTTTATCGCCGCTGTCGGCCTGTTTGCAGCTGTCTCCCCTGTTTGCGGCGCAGACAATATTCAGGGTCTGAAAAAATCTGCCGAGCTGGGTGACGCTTCCGCCCAGCACGATCTTGCCAGGGCATATGAGGAAGGGATTGGAACGGCGAAGAATATTCCTGGCGCGGTTCAATGGTATCTGAAAGCGGCCATGCAGGGGCATGTGGATTCCCAGTATAAATTCGCCACCGCCCTTGATGGTAATCCGGAGGCAAGTCACCTGATCGGTAAAATGTATATGAATGGAGAGGGCGTCCAGAAAAACAGCGCCACCGGATTTAAGCTGATCAAGGAGTCGGCGGAAAAAGGGTATTCCGAAGCGCAATATGACCTGGGTGCGATGTACGCCTACGGAGAAGGGGTTACGCAGAGTGATGATGAGGCCGTGAAGTGGTGGAAACTGGCTGCTCAGCAGGGAGACTCAAAAGCCAGGGCCAATCTTTATAAGAAGTACAAGATCGAGGTGGAGAGTGTTACCGTCGCCAAAGAGGACTCCGGGAGTGTGTCTGCTCCTGCGGAAGAAGTCCCGGTGAAGGGCAGATTGAAAGATATAATGAAAGCTGCTGAATCCGGCGAGGCAAATGCCCAGTATGAACTTGGCAAGATGTACCAGGAAGGTGACGGGGTCAAAAAAGATGAGAACAAGGCGGTCAGATATTTCAGTATGGCAGCAAAGAAAAGCCATGTCGGGGCGCAGTTCGAGTATGCCAGGGCCCTTGGTGATGAACATCCCGAGGCGTTGTACCAGATGGGAAGGATGTACCGGCAAGGGGACGGGGTGAAAAAAGACCCTGCGACCGCCCTTGACTGGCTGAAAAAAGCCGCAACCAAGGGTCATGCCGAGGCCCAGTACGAACTTGGTCTCATGTATGCGGAAGGTGACGGGGTTGCAAAGGATGACGATGAAACGATCAGGTGGTGGACGATGGCTGCTGACCAGGGTCATCCGGAAGCCAAAGCGGTCATCGAAATGAAGATCATCAGCAAGGATGCTGCCGCCGGGGATGTCAAGGCGCAGTACAATATGGCGAAATTCTACGAAGAGGGAAGCGGCACCTTGAAGGACCTCGGTAAGGCGATGGAATGGTACACAAAAGCGGCCGCTCAGGGGCATGTGGTTTCCCAGTTCAAGTTGGCCACGGCGCTCCTGGCCGGGAAAGGGGTGAAAAAATCTCCCTCCGGCGCGGTTGAATGGTTCAGAAAGTCGGCTGAAAAGGATTACGGGCCGGCACAGTTTCAACTGGGTCTGATGTATAAAGACGGGCAGGGGGTGGCAAAGGACGAGGGTGAGGCGCTCAAGTGGCTTGAGAAAGCAGCCCTGAAAGGTGAGACGCGGGCCTATTATGATCTCGGTGATATGTATGCTGCCGGGCGAGGCTCAAAGGCCGACCATCAGACGGCTGCCTTATGGCTCGGCAAGGCTGCGGCTCTTGGCAATGCCGAGGCGCAGTACAGATACGGCAACTATCTTTTGAATGGTCCGGGCGTGAAGGAAGACCCTGATGAGGCGGTTAAATGGCTGCAGAAAGCGGCTGAAGCAGGAAATGTCGAGGCAATCAGCGCCCTTGGTGAATGCTACGCCGAGGGGAAAGGGACAGGGAAATCCGAGGCCCGGGCCCTCAGTTTGTTCAGGGAAGCCGCCGAAAAGGAGCATCCGAAAGCTCAATATAATCTTGGTTTGATTTATGAGACCGGTGCCGGGACCAAGAAAAATCCCGGTGAGGCTGTGAAGTGGTACCGTAAGGCGGCCAAGGGCGATGTTGTCGAGGCCATGTACCGCCTGGCGCTCCTGAACTGTAATGGCCAGGGGATCAAAAAAGACTACTCTGAAGCGATAAAGCTCTGGGAACAGGCATCCGGTAAGGGCGACGCAATGTCCTTGTATTTCCTGGGCTATATGCATGAAACCGGATCAGGTGTGAACCGGGATCCGGGGAAGGCCAAAAATTATTACCTTCAGGCGGCAAAACAGGGCAATCGCTTCGCTTTGCAGACGATCAAGGACATGAAGAACTGA